One segment of Comamonas thiooxydans DNA contains the following:
- a CDS encoding NTP transferase domain-containing protein translates to MFTLCRAAKAGVMLGSNMNQEVLPAPMVDPDRPCVLVLAAGRGERFLASGGSSHKLQAMLGPQTVLQTTLEAVQASGLPWHLECGPHPGMGDSIAAAVKATAGANGWLILPADLPLVQAATLHELAWQLTRLDSCELHVIQPFYQGRKGHPVAFSRAAAQALALLSGDQGAASIVRNAAENQRLQCWDCDDIGCVLDVDTVQALEEARRIWHDRNSRSSKSP, encoded by the coding sequence ATGTTCACATTGTGCCGCGCAGCCAAAGCCGGCGTTATGCTCGGCAGCAATATGAATCAAGAAGTTTTGCCCGCTCCCATGGTTGATCCGGACCGGCCTTGTGTGCTGGTTCTCGCTGCGGGCAGGGGAGAGCGATTTCTCGCATCGGGCGGCTCCAGCCACAAGCTCCAGGCCATGCTGGGCCCGCAAACCGTTCTGCAAACTACTCTGGAGGCAGTGCAGGCCTCCGGCCTTCCCTGGCATCTGGAGTGCGGACCTCATCCCGGCATGGGCGACAGCATTGCTGCGGCCGTCAAGGCCACAGCCGGCGCCAATGGCTGGCTGATCCTGCCAGCAGATTTGCCTTTGGTTCAGGCTGCCACGCTACACGAGTTGGCCTGGCAGCTAACGCGGCTGGATAGCTGTGAGCTGCATGTGATTCAACCCTTCTACCAGGGACGGAAGGGTCATCCCGTGGCTTTCAGCCGAGCAGCAGCTCAGGCACTCGCCCTGTTGAGCGGCGATCAGGGCGCGGCCTCCATCGTGCGCAATGCGGCGGAGAATCAGCGTCTGCAATGCTGGGACTGCGATGACATAGGCTGCGTGCTCGATGTGGACACCGTGCAGGCCTTGGAGGAAGCGCGCAGGATCTGGCATGACCGCAATTCACGGTCGTCAAAAAGCCCCTGA
- the pdxH gene encoding pyridoxamine 5'-phosphate oxidase yields the protein MSSLSSSIADLRKSYERAELSESASNQNPLQQFDQWLQEAVRAQVPEPNAMTVATVSGDLRPSTRIVLIKGYDERGIVWYTNYDSRKGQQLAGNPFAALQFHWVELERVVRIEGRVEKVSAEESDAYFASRPLDSRIGAWASPQSQVISGRGVLVTNAAKYSAQFLLNPPRPPHWGGFRLVPERWEFWQGRKSRLHDRLSYRQEGQHWIRERLAP from the coding sequence ATGAGCAGCCTATCTTCATCCATTGCCGATCTGCGCAAAAGCTATGAACGCGCAGAGCTGAGCGAATCCGCTTCCAACCAGAATCCCCTGCAGCAGTTCGACCAATGGCTGCAGGAAGCCGTGAGAGCCCAGGTACCCGAGCCTAATGCCATGACTGTGGCGACCGTGAGCGGCGACCTGCGACCCAGCACGCGCATCGTGCTGATCAAAGGCTATGACGAGCGTGGCATTGTCTGGTACACCAATTACGACAGCCGAAAGGGCCAGCAACTGGCGGGCAATCCATTTGCTGCCTTGCAATTTCACTGGGTAGAGCTGGAGCGTGTGGTGCGCATCGAAGGCCGTGTGGAAAAAGTCAGCGCCGAGGAAAGCGATGCCTACTTTGCCAGCCGCCCGCTGGACTCCAGGATTGGTGCCTGGGCCAGTCCACAAAGCCAGGTCATCAGTGGCCGCGGCGTGCTGGTGACCAATGCCGCCAAATACAGCGCGCAGTTTTTGCTCAATCCTCCCCGGCCTCCCCACTGGGGCGGTTTTCGTCTGGTGCCCGAGCGCTGGGAATTCTGGCAGGGACGCAAGAGCCGGCTTCATGACCGCCTGAGCTACCGCCAGGAAGGCCAGCACTGGATTCGTGAACGACTGGCTCCCTGA
- a CDS encoding IclR family transcriptional regulator, with the protein MSRPSKASSSMHAGDLGQTALSKGDTVSALERGIAVLRCFSRTDRVLSNTELSERTGIPKPTVTRLAATLVSLGLLRQNAATESFELAAGVVSMAQAFLSGLDVRARARPHMQTLADLTGGTVLLAVRDGLEMVLIEVSRPRMSMISSTLDVGSRVPLPNSALGRAYLAGVDERERAQLIETLHLSRGSEWPRLLPGLDSALAEAGRCGYAGSFGEWHREIGSLATPIQGPNGEVMALNCGGPAFAFNAEKLHGEVAKPLLATAASIAQDIGGGLPLSQSLQRRTP; encoded by the coding sequence ATGAGCCGACCTTCCAAAGCCTCCTCTTCCATGCATGCCGGTGACCTGGGCCAGACCGCCTTGAGCAAGGGCGATACGGTCAGTGCCCTGGAGCGCGGAATTGCCGTGCTGCGCTGCTTCAGCCGTACGGACAGAGTGCTCAGCAACACCGAGTTGTCGGAGCGCACCGGCATACCCAAGCCCACGGTCACGCGCTTGGCAGCCACACTGGTTTCGCTGGGTCTGCTACGTCAGAACGCCGCCACTGAGAGCTTTGAACTGGCGGCTGGAGTGGTTTCAATGGCTCAGGCCTTTCTCTCGGGACTGGACGTGCGTGCGCGTGCCCGGCCCCATATGCAGACGTTGGCAGACCTTACGGGAGGAACCGTGCTGCTGGCGGTGCGTGATGGTCTGGAGATGGTGCTCATCGAGGTCAGCCGACCGCGCATGTCGATGATCTCCAGCACGCTGGATGTGGGTTCGCGGGTGCCGCTGCCCAATTCGGCACTGGGCCGAGCCTATCTGGCCGGCGTCGACGAACGTGAGCGTGCGCAGCTGATCGAGACCCTGCATCTGTCGCGCGGTTCCGAATGGCCGCGCCTGCTGCCGGGGTTGGACAGCGCACTAGCCGAAGCCGGCCGGTGCGGCTACGCGGGCTCTTTCGGCGAGTGGCACCGTGAGATTGGCTCCCTGGCCACGCCCATACAGGGCCCGAACGGGGAAGTGATGGCATTGAACTGCGGAGGTCCGGCCTTTGCTTTCAATGCCGAAAAGCTGCACGGCGAGGTGGCAAAGCCGCTGCTGGCCACGGCAGCCAGCATTGCCCAGGACATCGGAGGCGGCTTGCCCCTGTCCCAATCATTACAAAGAAGGACCCCATGA
- a CDS encoding superoxide dismutase family protein, translating into MLPNRVAALFSRPAWTGLALVASLAVTACSTTSNTAAPSSSETIPAATLSKGVQSIARLEATKGSQVTGTVQFFPQPDGSVRVQGRVEGLAPNSEHGFHVHEKGDCSSGDGLSAGGHFNPGQQAHGKFGDTKAHHIGDLPSLDADTQGVATIDFVSKEFKLDRGGNGILGRSLIVHNDPDDYTTQPTGNSGARLACAVIERGA; encoded by the coding sequence ATGCTCCCTAACCGTGTTGCCGCCCTCTTTTCGCGCCCAGCCTGGACAGGTCTGGCGCTTGTCGCAAGTCTGGCCGTGACGGCTTGCTCCACAACCAGCAACACGGCCGCACCCTCTTCTTCGGAGACGATCCCTGCTGCAACTCTCAGCAAAGGCGTGCAATCGATTGCACGTCTGGAAGCCACCAAGGGCAGCCAGGTAACGGGCACGGTCCAGTTCTTCCCGCAGCCGGACGGCAGCGTTCGAGTACAAGGCCGCGTGGAAGGGCTGGCGCCGAATAGCGAGCATGGCTTTCACGTCCATGAAAAAGGCGACTGCTCCAGCGGCGACGGCTTGAGCGCCGGCGGCCACTTCAATCCTGGACAACAGGCGCATGGCAAATTCGGCGACACCAAGGCCCATCACATCGGTGACCTGCCCAGCCTTGACGCCGATACCCAGGGCGTGGCGACTATCGATTTTGTGAGCAAGGAGTTCAAACTGGACAGAGGCGGCAACGGCATTCTGGGTCGATCGTTGATCGTGCACAACGATCCGGATGACTATACGACCCAGCCTACCGGCAATTCAGGCGCGCGCCTGGCTTGCGCCGTGATCGAGCGCGGCGCGTAA
- a CDS encoding TonB-dependent receptor domain-containing protein has protein sequence MSQRFSNSSAHSLRRSPKSALARAIEALQPARRGLALGTGLGLLACSPLAFAQSDAAKQESSLAEVTVSATGMAAGDMATPVQVLGEEELRLRRAATLGETLAAEPGINASHFGAGASRPVIRGMDGARVSVLSDGSELLDASTVSPDHAVTTEPLLARQIEVLRGPSALLYSPGAMGGVVNVLDGKIPTQAPEKGLEGSAEVQAGTAAGMSAGAFSLTTATPLKNDNGQLVLHAEGVARNAGDYRVGSGWGQSKVPGSFSRGNTGSVGLSWVGNQGYLGLAYTRQQAKYGLPGHQHSFEGCHAHGDHLHCGSHDGHDHDHDHEESGSVPVVDLTSERWDLRGEWRKPTAGIAALRLRGGLTNYRHDEIEDGSVATQFRNKAHDLRLEMEHEPIAGWRGTLGLQTLKRRFSATGEEAYVQPTDTQRHSLYLLEEYRWQDWSFQGALRHDRQRVEAELSNERRSHSATSASLGTVWKFQPGYSASASFTSGSRMPTAEELFANGLHMATATYEIGNPNLSRERSQALDLGLAKTAGDTTWKLNAYHYRIKGYIYGATLDAHEGLQLLQYTQGNARFTGWEAQLSQRLSRELSLSVFGDGVRARLEDGSALPRIPALRAGLRVNARLAGWDTMAEWTQVLRQNRTAQYETQTPGYGMLNLGASYLWKSGGNQWQFYVKGQNLTNRLAYAATSFIKSAAPLTGRNLVVGLRMDF, from the coding sequence ATGTCTCAACGTTTTTCGAATTCTTCCGCCCATTCCTTGCGCCGCTCCCCCAAGTCGGCTCTGGCCCGCGCCATCGAGGCGCTGCAGCCGGCAAGGCGCGGACTGGCCCTGGGCACAGGCCTGGGCCTGCTGGCCTGCTCCCCTCTGGCCTTTGCGCAGTCGGATGCTGCCAAGCAGGAGTCCAGCCTGGCTGAGGTGACGGTGTCGGCGACCGGCATGGCCGCCGGCGATATGGCCACGCCCGTCCAGGTGCTCGGCGAAGAGGAACTGCGCCTGCGCCGCGCTGCAACCCTGGGCGAGACCCTGGCGGCCGAGCCCGGCATCAATGCCAGCCATTTCGGCGCGGGAGCCAGCCGGCCGGTGATTCGCGGCATGGATGGTGCGCGAGTCTCCGTGCTCAGCGATGGCTCGGAGCTGCTCGACGCCTCGACCGTCAGCCCCGACCATGCGGTGACCACCGAGCCTTTGCTGGCCAGGCAGATCGAAGTGCTGCGTGGCCCTTCGGCCTTGCTTTACAGCCCCGGCGCCATGGGAGGCGTGGTAAATGTGCTGGATGGCAAGATTCCGACCCAGGCGCCCGAGAAGGGCCTGGAAGGTTCGGCCGAGGTGCAGGCCGGCACGGCTGCAGGCATGTCTGCAGGCGCGTTCTCCCTGACCACGGCCACACCGCTGAAGAACGATAACGGCCAGCTGGTGCTGCATGCCGAAGGCGTGGCGCGCAACGCGGGAGACTATCGCGTGGGCAGCGGCTGGGGCCAGAGCAAGGTTCCGGGCAGCTTCAGCCGCGGCAACACGGGCAGCGTGGGTCTGTCCTGGGTGGGCAATCAGGGTTATCTGGGTCTGGCCTACACGCGGCAGCAGGCCAAGTACGGCTTGCCCGGCCATCAGCACAGCTTCGAAGGCTGCCACGCACATGGCGATCACCTGCATTGCGGCTCCCACGACGGGCATGACCACGACCATGATCACGAGGAAAGCGGCAGTGTGCCTGTGGTCGACCTGACCAGTGAGCGCTGGGATCTGCGTGGTGAATGGCGCAAGCCCACCGCCGGTATTGCCGCGCTGCGTCTGCGCGGCGGCCTGACCAATTACCGTCACGACGAGATCGAGGACGGCAGCGTGGCCACCCAGTTCAGAAACAAGGCCCATGACCTGCGCCTGGAAATGGAGCATGAGCCCATCGCCGGCTGGCGTGGCACGCTGGGTCTGCAGACCCTCAAGCGCCGCTTCAGCGCCACGGGCGAAGAGGCTTATGTGCAGCCCACGGATACCCAGCGCCACAGCCTCTATCTGCTGGAGGAATACCGCTGGCAGGATTGGAGTTTTCAGGGGGCCTTGCGCCACGACCGCCAGCGCGTGGAAGCCGAGCTGAGCAACGAACGTCGCAGCCACAGCGCCACTTCGGCGTCGCTGGGCACGGTCTGGAAGTTCCAGCCCGGCTACAGCGCATCGGCCTCGTTCACCAGCGGCAGCCGCATGCCCACGGCCGAAGAGTTGTTTGCCAACGGCCTGCACATGGCCACGGCAACCTACGAGATCGGCAATCCCAATCTGTCTCGCGAGCGCTCGCAGGCGCTGGACCTGGGCCTGGCCAAGACGGCCGGTGATACGACCTGGAAGCTCAACGCATATCACTACCGCATCAAAGGCTATATCTACGGTGCCACGCTGGATGCCCACGAAGGGCTGCAGCTGCTGCAATACACCCAGGGCAATGCGCGCTTTACAGGCTGGGAGGCTCAGCTGAGCCAGCGGCTGAGCCGCGAGTTGAGCCTGAGTGTGTTTGGCGACGGCGTGCGTGCGCGTCTGGAAGACGGCTCTGCGCTGCCCCGCATTCCGGCTTTGCGTGCCGGCTTGCGTGTGAATGCACGTCTGGCTGGCTGGGACACCATGGCTGAATGGACCCAGGTGCTGCGCCAGAACCGCACGGCCCAGTACGAAACCCAGACGCCGGGCTACGGCATGCTGAACCTGGGCGCCAGCTACCTCTGGAAGAGTGGTGGCAACCAGTGGCAGTTCTATGTCAAGGGCCAGAATCTCACCAACCGTCTGGCCTACGCTGCAACCTCGTTCATCAAGAGTGCAGCCCCGTTGACGGGTCGCAATCTGGTGGTCGGTCTGAGAATGGACTTCTGA
- a CDS encoding FAD-dependent oxidoreductase, producing the protein MKTIERSDERILSSDIFESERSYVGQRSAQCYEEPGRSIPVHHDCDVLVVGGGPAGTAAAVSAARQGARVTLLERYNHLGGLSTGGLVIWIDRMTDWAGVPTIRGFAEDVLGRLPSDAIAGPMPEEWGIQDPTRAAYWAQRTAAYHGIVTWSPTIDPERLKLACQEMVLESKVRLLFHGWGSVPIVQDGAVRGMVFESKEGRMAIRARVVVDCTGDGDVFARAGQQFETDIEANDVHHCMNTSWLFGGVDMARWIEFKAGQPEQFTEFMRRGRESVGLFERPFVSWRNDVALFMGPRQSGYSALNVDDLTEVEIRSHRLMAAHLEFFRNNAPGFEHAYMLTSAPQIGVRHTRRLVGVGKMLRSQWDSGQPLPDEVGVTPAVSPKFPNISIPYGALVPQALNGLLVAGRHLSCDANSHGFMREIPQCWTTGQAAGTAAALAVSAQVEPRQVDIAKLQTALLRQNVFLRPGAHERVGQADVTALA; encoded by the coding sequence ATGAAGACCATTGAGCGCTCGGATGAGCGTATTCTTTCCTCGGACATCTTTGAAAGCGAGCGCAGCTATGTGGGGCAGCGGTCTGCCCAGTGCTACGAAGAGCCAGGCAGAAGCATTCCGGTACACCACGATTGCGATGTCTTGGTTGTCGGAGGAGGTCCTGCGGGAACGGCAGCGGCCGTATCCGCTGCGCGTCAGGGCGCACGCGTCACGCTGCTGGAGCGCTACAACCATCTGGGAGGCTTGTCCACGGGCGGACTCGTGATCTGGATAGACCGCATGACTGACTGGGCAGGGGTTCCAACCATCCGCGGCTTTGCGGAGGATGTTCTGGGGCGTCTGCCATCTGATGCCATCGCCGGACCAATGCCGGAAGAGTGGGGCATCCAGGATCCCACCCGGGCTGCTTATTGGGCCCAGCGGACGGCCGCTTATCACGGAATCGTCACTTGGTCTCCCACCATCGATCCAGAGCGGCTGAAGCTGGCATGCCAAGAAATGGTGCTGGAGAGCAAGGTGCGCCTGTTGTTCCACGGCTGGGGCTCGGTGCCCATTGTTCAGGACGGAGCAGTGCGTGGAATGGTCTTCGAGAGCAAGGAAGGGCGCATGGCAATACGCGCTCGGGTGGTTGTCGACTGCACGGGAGATGGAGATGTGTTCGCCCGTGCGGGCCAGCAATTCGAAACCGATATCGAAGCCAACGATGTGCACCATTGCATGAACACCTCGTGGTTGTTTGGCGGTGTGGACATGGCGCGTTGGATCGAGTTCAAGGCGGGCCAGCCCGAACAGTTCACGGAATTCATGCGCCGGGGCAGGGAGAGCGTGGGCTTGTTTGAGCGCCCGTTTGTCTCATGGCGAAACGATGTGGCCCTCTTCATGGGGCCGAGACAGTCGGGTTACTCGGCCTTGAATGTGGATGACCTCACTGAGGTGGAGATTCGCTCGCATCGACTCATGGCCGCGCATCTGGAGTTCTTCCGCAACAACGCGCCAGGGTTTGAGCATGCCTACATGCTGACCAGCGCCCCTCAGATCGGCGTAAGGCATACACGGCGCCTGGTTGGGGTCGGCAAGATGCTCCGCAGCCAATGGGATTCCGGTCAGCCTCTGCCCGATGAGGTGGGTGTCACGCCGGCTGTCTCGCCCAAGTTTCCCAACATATCCATCCCGTATGGTGCCCTGGTGCCGCAGGCACTCAATGGCTTGCTCGTTGCTGGGCGTCATCTTTCCTGCGATGCCAACTCCCACGGCTTCATGCGAGAAATTCCCCAATGCTGGACGACCGGACAGGCTGCAGGAACGGCTGCCGCATTGGCAGTCAGCGCCCAGGTGGAGCCGCGTCAGGTGGATATTGCGAAACTGCAGACAGCGCTGCTGCGCCAGAACGTGTTCTTGAGACCCGGCGCACATGAGCGGGTAGGTCAAGCCGACGTCACAGCCTTGGCCTGA
- the msrA gene encoding peptide-methionine (S)-S-oxide reductase MsrA: MAAETIYLGGGCFWCTEAVFDRVRGIVDVESGYANGHLDHPSYDDICTGQTGHAEVVKLDFDPAVISLRDVLLIFFGTHDPTTLNRQGNDVGTQYRSAIFTTHAQQTAEAQALLQEMQNEKAFDAPVVTQIEPLTNYWPAEDYHQDYFLQHPGQGYCAFVVGPKVQKFQKAFSRWLKD, from the coding sequence ATGGCAGCGGAAACCATTTATCTGGGCGGAGGTTGCTTCTGGTGCACCGAAGCCGTCTTCGACCGTGTGCGCGGCATTGTCGATGTGGAGAGCGGCTATGCCAATGGTCACCTGGATCATCCCAGCTACGACGATATCTGTACCGGACAGACCGGCCATGCCGAAGTGGTGAAACTTGACTTCGACCCCGCGGTCATCAGCCTGCGCGATGTGCTGCTGATCTTCTTCGGCACCCATGATCCGACCACGCTGAACCGCCAGGGCAACGACGTGGGCACGCAGTACCGCAGCGCAATCTTCACCACCCATGCGCAGCAAACGGCCGAGGCACAGGCATTGCTGCAGGAAATGCAGAACGAAAAAGCATTTGATGCGCCCGTGGTCACCCAGATCGAGCCCCTGACCAACTACTGGCCTGCCGAAGACTACCACCAAGACTATTTTCTGCAGCACCCCGGCCAGGGGTACTGCGCTTTCGTGGTGGGCCCCAAGGTGCAGAAATTTCAGAAAGCGTTCTCACGCTGGCTCAAGGATTAA
- the gloA gene encoding lactoylglutathione lyase yields MRFLHTMLRVGNLQRSIDFYTNVIGMQLLRTSENTEYKYSLAFLGFEGGNPGQAEIELTYNWGTESYDMGTAYGHIALGVPDAYAACEKIKAAGGNVTREAGPVKGGSTVIAFVTDPDGYKIELIQRKDDLGTGTGLR; encoded by the coding sequence ATGCGATTCCTCCACACGATGTTGCGCGTTGGCAATCTCCAGCGCTCTATTGACTTCTACACCAACGTCATCGGCATGCAACTGCTGCGCACCTCCGAGAACACCGAGTACAAGTACTCGTTGGCCTTTCTCGGCTTTGAAGGCGGCAACCCGGGTCAGGCGGAGATCGAGTTGACCTACAACTGGGGCACTGAGAGCTACGACATGGGTACGGCTTACGGTCATATTGCTCTGGGTGTGCCCGATGCCTATGCCGCCTGCGAGAAGATCAAGGCCGCTGGCGGCAATGTGACCCGCGAAGCAGGCCCCGTCAAAGGCGGCAGCACCGTGATTGCTTTTGTGACGGACCCCGACGGCTACAAAATTGAGCTGATCCAACGCAAGGACGATCTGGGCACCGGCACCGGTCTGCGTTGA
- a CDS encoding OmpA family protein: MSFNSSDDDSQQRFALGFLFALIALVVSTVVGTVVYKRGISHAPKAEAAASAPSATNVPVVVVEEAARVIVENGVVKFYFVSGKAEVAAGANEALSDVVKGVAEGKRAVISGFHDATGSAEINAELAKQRAQAVQAALVALGVAENKVELKKPEQSQADGSNAEARRVEVILAD; encoded by the coding sequence ATGTCCTTCAACAGCTCTGACGACGATAGCCAGCAACGCTTTGCCCTGGGTTTTCTGTTTGCCCTGATCGCTCTGGTTGTCTCCACCGTCGTTGGCACCGTCGTCTACAAGCGCGGCATTTCCCATGCTCCCAAGGCTGAAGCCGCAGCGTCCGCACCCAGCGCGACCAACGTGCCTGTGGTAGTGGTTGAAGAGGCTGCCCGCGTGATCGTGGAAAACGGTGTGGTCAAGTTCTACTTTGTCTCGGGCAAGGCGGAAGTGGCCGCTGGCGCCAACGAAGCGCTGAGCGATGTGGTCAAGGGCGTGGCTGAAGGCAAGCGCGCTGTGATTTCCGGCTTCCATGATGCAACCGGCAGTGCTGAAATCAACGCGGAGCTGGCCAAGCAACGTGCGCAAGCCGTCCAGGCCGCTCTGGTGGCACTGGGCGTGGCAGAAAACAAGGTCGAGCTGAAGAAGCCCGAGCAATCTCAGGCCGACGGCTCCAATGCCGAAGCTCGCCGTGTGGAAGTGATTCTGGCCGACTGA
- a CDS encoding site-specific integrase, which yields MQDKNNPDQQSPDPSALPTGNQLFRDWLEHEGSKSWDALDTSPDGNYEKVWQAWLMHLSGQAAIAGKERPARRPRSSKSWYQATELDVQSFLQIRDGQRAHHHPERKISPVTRRRYWRLLERIYDHAMEHGWIGSNPATGLEPAERPPSEDGKGHCLPPLLWQSLPRHFPSADGYQDARDRAIVLLLYEMALAPEEVRCLLWKNLHSSADQVWVGCSESIANGESPLPRYLKIEGGRNAQQRLLELPDSVAQALQSWRRFSAAQRGPSVIDGNHIVFYSRRGGELSVRMLFHVASQIIQRAHQAQPENSQKFPLQRVGPQVLRNTAIVQWLRAGVPESEVIARIGVDSTRSLRHLQHYL from the coding sequence ATGCAAGACAAAAACAATCCGGATCAGCAGTCTCCAGATCCATCCGCACTGCCAACTGGAAACCAGCTGTTTCGCGACTGGCTCGAGCATGAGGGCAGCAAGAGCTGGGATGCGCTGGACACCTCTCCAGACGGCAACTATGAAAAGGTCTGGCAGGCCTGGTTGATGCATCTGTCCGGACAGGCTGCTATTGCAGGCAAGGAGCGCCCTGCCCGCAGGCCGCGTTCTTCAAAGTCCTGGTATCAGGCAACCGAGTTGGATGTGCAGAGCTTCCTGCAGATACGCGACGGACAACGGGCGCACCACCACCCCGAACGCAAGATCAGTCCGGTCACCCGCCGCCGCTACTGGCGGCTGCTGGAGCGCATCTATGACCATGCGATGGAGCATGGCTGGATCGGCTCCAACCCCGCAACCGGTCTTGAGCCGGCCGAACGCCCGCCCTCCGAAGACGGCAAAGGCCATTGCCTGCCCCCCCTGCTCTGGCAATCGCTGCCAAGGCATTTTCCCAGCGCAGACGGCTACCAGGACGCACGCGACCGCGCCATTGTGCTGTTGCTCTACGAGATGGCTCTGGCCCCAGAGGAAGTGCGCTGTCTGCTTTGGAAGAATCTGCATTCAAGCGCCGATCAGGTCTGGGTTGGGTGCTCGGAAAGCATTGCGAATGGCGAGTCGCCCCTGCCCCGCTACCTGAAGATAGAAGGCGGCAGAAATGCTCAGCAACGGCTGCTTGAGCTGCCCGACTCCGTGGCCCAGGCCTTACAAAGCTGGAGAAGATTCAGCGCCGCACAGCGCGGGCCGTCTGTGATTGACGGCAACCATATCGTCTTCTATTCGCGCCGTGGCGGCGAATTGTCGGTACGCATGCTGTTCCATGTGGCCTCGCAGATCATTCAGCGCGCCCATCAGGCCCAGCCCGAGAACAGCCAGAAATTTCCGCTGCAGCGCGTGGGGCCGCAGGTCTTGCGCAACACGGCCATCGTGCAATGGCTGCGTGCCGGCGTGCCCGAATCGGAAGTGATTGCCAGGATAGGCGTGGACAGCACTCGTTCCCTGCGCCATCTGCAGCACTATCTATAG
- a CDS encoding gamma-glutamylcyclotransferase: MSALPLLNHSMRDADQMLERALVQWGGDEDLWIFGYGSLIWRPEFDFSERRSAHVHGWHRALKMWSTINRGTPQVPGLVFGMLSGGSCQGMAFRIPRNQGDTVMRKLWLREMPNAVYDPRWLPCRTPHGAVKALAFTLSRQSPHHTGELAPDEYRRIFSEAQGIYGTTLDYAQATFDELQRLGIDDKALKRLLAYADFQQARCSAVAAI, encoded by the coding sequence ATGTCCGCCCTGCCTTTGTTGAATCATTCCATGCGTGATGCTGACCAGATGCTGGAGCGGGCTCTGGTGCAGTGGGGAGGTGACGAGGATTTGTGGATTTTTGGTTATGGCTCCCTGATCTGGCGCCCTGAATTTGACTTCAGCGAACGCCGTTCGGCCCATGTACATGGCTGGCATCGTGCTCTGAAAATGTGGAGCACCATCAACCGTGGCACGCCCCAGGTGCCAGGCCTGGTGTTTGGCATGCTCTCGGGCGGCAGCTGCCAGGGCATGGCCTTCCGTATTCCGCGCAACCAAGGCGATACCGTGATGCGCAAGCTCTGGTTGCGTGAGATGCCCAATGCCGTCTATGACCCGCGCTGGCTGCCTTGCCGCACCCCGCACGGAGCCGTGAAGGCCCTCGCATTCACGCTCTCACGCCAAAGCCCGCACCATACCGGCGAGCTGGCGCCGGATGAATACCGGCGCATCTTTTCTGAGGCCCAGGGCATATACGGCACAACGCTGGACTACGCCCAAGCCACTTTTGACGAGCTGCAACGGCTGGGCATCGACGACAAGGCGCTCAAGCGCCTGCTGGCCTATGCGGACTTCCAGCAAGCCAGGTGCTCAGCTGTTGCTGCTATTTGA
- a CDS encoding nuclear transport factor 2 family protein, with amino-acid sequence MSDSVLEQLQQRLQHLEDIQSIQALKARYLRACDQKQPNAMRECFVEHGAVIEADGFPAFTDREEWVETFTRLAVANPSIQDMHHGHNPQIRFTGADSANGLWDLEFCQINVKERTIVNLSGQYSDEYERINGCWQIRSMRFARGSFVMRQVDAGGIERVIALGKPPVAGFIENN; translated from the coding sequence ATGAGTGACTCGGTTCTGGAGCAACTCCAGCAGCGTTTGCAGCATCTTGAAGATATTCAGTCGATACAGGCCTTGAAGGCTCGGTACTTGCGAGCCTGCGATCAGAAGCAGCCGAACGCCATGCGTGAGTGCTTTGTGGAGCATGGTGCGGTCATCGAAGCCGATGGTTTCCCGGCTTTTACGGATCGAGAAGAATGGGTTGAAACCTTCACCAGGCTGGCGGTTGCCAACCCGTCCATCCAGGACATGCACCACGGCCACAACCCTCAGATCCGCTTTACGGGAGCTGATAGTGCGAACGGCTTGTGGGATCTGGAGTTCTGCCAGATCAATGTCAAGGAACGCACCATCGTCAATCTCTCAGGTCAGTACAGCGATGAGTACGAGCGCATCAACGGGTGCTGGCAGATCCGTTCCATGCGCTTTGCGCGGGGATCGTTTGTCATGCGCCAAGTCGATGCGGGCGGCATTGAAAGAGTCATTGCCCTGGGCAAGCCTCCGGTAGCTGGATTCATTGAAAACAACTGA